A stretch of Nymphalis io chromosome 29, ilAglIoxx1.1, whole genome shotgun sequence DNA encodes these proteins:
- the LOC126779411 gene encoding uncharacterized protein LOC126779411 has translation MTTPHPLEGLFKYLQANFLDILAGYVKASVPVVHLDQPASPECPRPTSPTPSAFSEMEVVSNSEDDGLEPVKRSKRSANRKAALRKASPPPKRPQKARSISRSPLRPSTSAKLTPATGVALSQPTQGPAGQPAANSTRVKKYLTSDPLDAYQECPWRSLATETPRDSVTAVNYTSTRLEIVTPAPAKTPAAPSTVPIAAQPPKGNTWDKPLSMVQKPAPPTAPAPKPPQAPRVPTPASTVRKDSIADDL, from the exons ATGACTACCCCTCATCCACTGGAGGGTCTCTTCAAGTACCTCCAAGCCAACTTTCTGGACATTCTTGCCGGATACGTCAAGGCAAGCGTCCCAGTGGTCCATTTGGACCAACCCGCCTCTCCGGAGTGCCCTCGACCAACGTCTCCCACTCCATCTGCCTTCTCAGAGATGGAGGTAGTATCTAACTCAGAGGATGACGGTTTAGAACCCGTCAAAAGATCTAAAAGATCTGCCAATCGTAAGGCAGCCCTGCGCAAGGCATCCCCTCCTCCCAAGAGGCCGCAGAAAGCGAGAAGCATATCTCGCTCCCCTCTGCGGCCTTCTACCTCAGCTAAGCTGACACCCGCAACGGGCGTAGCTCTGAGCCAGCCGACCCAGGGTCCGGCTGGGCAGCCAGCAGCCAACTCAACG agggtaaaaaaatatttaacctcCGATCCATTGGACGCTTATCAGGAGTGTCCGTGGAGGTCCCTCGCAACCGAGACGCCCCGGGACAGTGTCACCGCTGTCAATTATACGAGCACTCGGCTCGAAATTGTCACGCCCGCCCCAG CGAAAACACCAGCTGCTCCATCGACAGTCCCAATCGCGGCACAACCCCCTAAGGGTAATACCTGGGACAAGCCACTTTCAATGGTGCAGAAGCCTGCACCCCCAACTGCGCCGGCTCCTAAGCCGCCGCAGGCCCCTAGGGTCCCTACCCCCGCTTCCACTGTACGTAAGGACAGCATCGCGGATGACCTTTAG